The Triticum dicoccoides isolate Atlit2015 ecotype Zavitan chromosome 6A, WEW_v2.0, whole genome shotgun sequence genome has a window encoding:
- the LOC119314573 gene encoding F-box protein PP2-B11-like isoform X2, which translates to MEEACEIARLPEELLSAALARTSPRNAFRAAAGSDDVWASFLPPGGLPPLADGELAPAPPSSKKELFLRLSAGVLLQDRLVSMWLDREAGSKCYVLSAWDVEAIWSGDSDYPRRVPCEDSRLFTEL; encoded by the exons ATGGAGGAGGCCTGCGAGATCGCGCGCCTGCCGGAGGAGCTCCTCTCGGCGGCGCTGGCCCGCACGTCCCCGCGCAACGCCTTCCGCGCCGCGGCCGGCTCCGACGACGTCTGGGCCAGCTTCCTGCCCCCCGGCGGCCTCCCGCCGCTCGCCGACGGGGAGCTGGCCCCCGCCCCGCCCTCGTCCAAGAAGGAGCTCTTCCTCCGCCTCTCCGCCGGCGTCCTCCTCCAGGACAGGCTCGTG AGCATGTGGCTGGACAGGGAGGCCGGCAGCAAGTGCTACGTGCTGTCCGCCTGGGACGTGGAGGCCATCTGGTCGGGGGACTCCGATTACCCGAGACGGGTCCCATGCGAGGACTCTAG
- the LOC119314573 gene encoding F-box protein PP2-B1-like isoform X1 translates to MEEACEIARLPEELLSAALARTSPRNAFRAAAGSDDVWASFLPPGGLPPLADGELAPAPPSSKKELFLRLSAGVLLQDRLVSMWLDREAGSKCYVLSAWDVEAIWSGDSDYPRRVPCEDSRLVHSLLHLHAQYCYYSYLKSLFGN, encoded by the exons ATGGAGGAGGCCTGCGAGATCGCGCGCCTGCCGGAGGAGCTCCTCTCGGCGGCGCTGGCCCGCACGTCCCCGCGCAACGCCTTCCGCGCCGCGGCCGGCTCCGACGACGTCTGGGCCAGCTTCCTGCCCCCCGGCGGCCTCCCGCCGCTCGCCGACGGGGAGCTGGCCCCCGCCCCGCCCTCGTCCAAGAAGGAGCTCTTCCTCCGCCTCTCCGCCGGCGTCCTCCTCCAGGACAGGCTCGTG AGCATGTGGCTGGACAGGGAGGCCGGCAGCAAGTGCTACGTGCTGTCCGCCTGGGACGTGGAGGCCATCTGGTCGGGGGACTCCGATTACCCGAGACGGGTCCCATGCGAGGACTCTAGGTTGGTTCATTCGCTCCTCCATCTCCATGCACAATACTGCTACTACTCCTACTTGAAATCACTTTTTGGTAATTAA